Proteins encoded together in one Chryseobacterium taklimakanense window:
- a CDS encoding IS982 family transposase: MNNLIQNYEIILKELTKTCNHITTKKQIRLPKMSDLELVALNITAEYMSINSELQLFRCISGTGLDEKIERSVYNRRKRKLFPYIEKIRETLSGKFADFTDVFIVDSTPIEICKISRANRSAICSTDEIKPAFGYCAAQKSRYFGYKLHAVCDKNGIFHSFDFSPANVHDVNYLFDIKENFQNCLLIGDRGYISKELQVDLFNFSKINLSVPMRRNQHGFVEFSRTKSKIRKRIETNISQLCGQFTINTNFAKTFQGLATRIVSKITSFTMIQYLNFFVFKRSLNKLKVNLC; this comes from the coding sequence ATGAACAATCTCATTCAAAACTACGAAATTATTTTAAAAGAATTGACAAAAACCTGCAACCATATCACCACTAAGAAGCAAATCAGACTTCCAAAAATGTCCGACTTGGAACTTGTGGCACTTAATATTACCGCAGAATACATGTCGATTAACTCTGAACTACAGTTGTTTAGGTGTATTTCGGGAACTGGTTTGGACGAAAAGATAGAAAGAAGCGTATATAACAGAAGGAAAAGAAAACTTTTCCCTTACATTGAGAAAATTCGGGAAACTCTGAGCGGAAAGTTTGCAGACTTTACCGACGTCTTCATTGTGGATTCAACACCCATTGAAATATGTAAAATAAGCAGGGCAAATCGTTCCGCAATTTGCTCTACGGATGAAATCAAACCTGCATTTGGATATTGTGCGGCGCAGAAGTCAAGATATTTTGGCTATAAACTACATGCAGTTTGTGATAAGAATGGAATCTTTCACTCTTTTGATTTTTCGCCCGCAAATGTCCACGATGTAAATTATCTTTTCGATATTAAAGAAAATTTTCAAAATTGTTTATTAATCGGAGACAGAGGATATATCAGCAAAGAATTGCAAGTGGATTTATTCAATTTCTCCAAGATTAACCTTTCGGTTCCTATGCGCAGGAATCAACATGGTTTTGTGGAGTTTTCAAGGACGAAATCAAAAATAAGAAAGAGAATTGAAACCAATATCTCGCAACTGTGCGGACAGTTCACCATAAACACGAACTTTGCAAAAACCTTTCAAGGTCTTGCGACAAGAATAGTGTCAAAAATAACTTCTTTCACAATGATTCAATACCTGAATTTCTTCGTGTTTAAAAGAAGTTTAAATAAACTAAAAGTTAATTTGTGCTAA
- a CDS encoding LURP-one-related/scramblase family protein, with translation MILKNLNYPLDFKFKITTLSSDFNITDVHGNYVCYVRQKLFKLKENVVIFSDESRTNELYTVKANQWIDFNASYTMREASGNPVGTLARKGMRSFWKSTYDVLDLNKRPLFQITERNAWTKFLDGLVGEIPIIGMFTGYFLNPVYDVKDTTGRLIFELKKMPSFFGRRFQLERKVDIADEHETLVVLSLLMMVLLERERG, from the coding sequence ATGATTCTTAAAAATCTGAATTACCCGCTCGATTTTAAATTTAAGATTACCACACTTTCAAGCGATTTCAACATCACCGATGTGCACGGAAATTATGTTTGCTACGTGCGGCAGAAGCTTTTCAAGCTGAAAGAAAATGTGGTTATTTTTTCAGATGAAAGCCGTACAAACGAACTTTACACCGTTAAAGCTAATCAATGGATTGATTTCAATGCATCATACACAATGCGGGAAGCCAGCGGAAATCCTGTGGGAACGCTCGCAAGAAAAGGAATGCGCTCATTCTGGAAATCCACTTATGATGTCCTCGACCTTAACAAAAGGCCGCTTTTTCAAATTACGGAAAGAAATGCGTGGACCAAATTTTTAGACGGTTTGGTTGGCGAAATCCCTATAATTGGCATGTTCACCGGCTATTTTCTTAATCCGGTTTATGATGTAAAAGACACCACAGGCAGGCTGATTTTTGAACTTAAAAAAATGCCTTCATTTTTCGGAAGAAGGTTTCAGCTGGAAAGAAAAGTGGATATCGCTGATGAACATGAAACATTAGTGGTTCTGTCACTTCTGATGATGGTTCTGCTAGAAAGGGAAAGAGGTTAA
- the recR gene encoding recombination mediator RecR: protein MDYPSKILAKAVDEISGLPGIGKKSALRLALHLLKQPESQAIALGDALKKLVTDIQYCKECHNFSDFEVCKICASAKRNTEQLCIVEDIRDVMALENTGKYTGKYLVLGGKISPMEGIGPNQLNISAIEKKLGNTEIKELIFALSATMEGDTTAYYIYKKFKNSGVKFSTIARGISVGDELEYADEISLGRSIQNRVPYNERE, encoded by the coding sequence ATGGATTATCCGAGTAAAATTTTGGCAAAAGCAGTGGATGAAATTTCAGGTTTGCCCGGAATTGGGAAAAAATCTGCCCTGCGGTTGGCACTCCACCTCCTGAAGCAGCCGGAAAGTCAGGCCATAGCGCTGGGAGATGCACTGAAAAAACTGGTAACAGATATTCAGTACTGTAAAGAATGCCACAATTTCTCAGATTTCGAGGTATGTAAAATATGCGCAAGTGCCAAACGAAATACTGAACAACTCTGTATTGTAGAAGACATTAGGGATGTAATGGCACTTGAAAATACTGGCAAGTACACGGGAAAATATCTGGTTTTAGGCGGAAAAATTTCGCCGATGGAAGGCATTGGCCCCAATCAGCTCAATATCTCAGCAATCGAAAAAAAACTTGGCAATACCGAAATCAAAGAACTGATTTTTGCTTTAAGCGCTACTATGGAAGGCGATACCACCGCTTATTATATCTACAAGAAATTCAAAAATTCCGGTGTGAAATTTTCAACCATCGCAAGAGGAATTTCGGTTGGCGACGAACTGGAATATGCGGATGAAATTTCATTGGGCCGTTCAATCCAGAACCGTGTGCCGTATAACGAAAGGGAGTAA
- a CDS encoding glycosyltransferase family 2 protein, with product MKLSIIIVNYNVTELLRKCLSSIEKFCDVNYEVIVIDNASPDRSWKELIKEFPAVKFLESAVNSGFAVANNLAAAAANGEYILLLNPDTELEGFYMKEILEFADSKKDFGCLGVRMHDAKGNFLPESKRSVPDMFNSFEKLFISFKKNNSKSYYRNDIGEYEIAEVEVITGAFLLCRKKVYQEAGGLDEAYFMYGEDIDLCYTFIRRGLEIWYYGKASILHHKGESTVKDMVYLERFYGAMQIFVDKYYRDDRLQHNLLSAGLKLRHRIEKMKLK from the coding sequence ATGAAACTTTCGATTATCATCGTCAATTATAATGTCACGGAGCTTTTGCGGAAATGCCTTTCTTCAATAGAAAAGTTCTGTGATGTAAACTATGAGGTGATCGTGATTGATAATGCTTCACCAGACCGTTCGTGGAAAGAACTGATTAAAGAATTTCCTGCTGTGAAGTTCTTAGAATCCGCAGTGAACAGCGGGTTTGCGGTGGCCAACAATTTAGCCGCAGCTGCAGCAAACGGTGAATACATTCTTCTTCTGAATCCCGATACGGAACTGGAAGGTTTTTACATGAAGGAAATTCTGGAGTTTGCTGATTCTAAAAAAGATTTTGGATGTCTCGGCGTAAGGATGCATGATGCAAAAGGCAATTTCCTGCCGGAAAGCAAACGGTCTGTCCCGGATATGTTCAATTCGTTTGAGAAACTCTTCATCAGTTTCAAAAAAAATAACTCAAAATCCTATTACCGAAATGACATCGGTGAATATGAAATTGCTGAGGTAGAGGTGATTACCGGTGCATTTTTACTGTGTAGGAAAAAAGTTTACCAAGAAGCCGGTGGCTTGGACGAAGCTTATTTTATGTATGGTGAAGACATCGATTTGTGCTATACTTTTATCAGAAGAGGGCTTGAAATTTGGTATTACGGAAAGGCATCCATCCTGCATCACAAAGGCGAAAGCACGGTTAAGGACATGGTTTATTTGGAACGCTTTTACGGAGCGATGCAGATTTTTGTAGATAAATATTACAGGGACGATAGGCTGCAGCATAATCTGCTGTCTGCCGGACTGAAGCTTCGTCACCGGATAGAGAAAATGAAACTCAAATAA
- the secG gene encoding preprotein translocase subunit SecG: MSTIFTLFMVLIVIASVLLIIIIMAQNPKGGGLSGTFGGSGAAQFGVQRTNDFMEKATWTLGIVIVSLIILSVILTGKPVQRVQPASKQQTTAPAQQAPAQSAPAATLPTTPAPAGN, from the coding sequence ATGAGCACAATATTTACATTATTTATGGTTCTTATCGTGATCGCAAGCGTACTGCTGATCATCATCATTATGGCACAAAACCCGAAGGGAGGTGGTCTTTCAGGAACTTTTGGCGGTTCGGGAGCAGCTCAGTTTGGCGTTCAGAGAACCAATGATTTTATGGAAAAAGCAACCTGGACTTTGGGGATTGTAATTGTTTCCCTAATTATATTAAGCGTAATTCTTACAGGTAAACCTGTACAGAGAGTGCAGCCTGCCTCTAAACAGCAGACTACAGCTCCGGCACAGCAGGCACCGGCACAAAGTGCACCTGCTGCTACACTGCCAACGACACCGGCACCTGCAGGCAATTAA
- a CDS encoding ATP-binding protein, with translation MDEFINAKISPDSLITLFSQAPVALSLLMGENFVIESANQHILQLWGKPSSVIGMPLIEGLPEIRDQEFLSILKEVYTTGVPFRGNKVLCYLERHSRMEACYFDFIYSPVYDDKGKVNGVSVVATEVTSQVLSEMKLAESELRFKELLLNADFSTAIYRGEDLVIELANDRMIETWGKDKSVIGMPLEKALPELEGQPFIQLLQNVYKDGKTYAATEDRVDLVVDGKLQTFYYNFTYKPIRNLSGEIYAILNMAVDVTDMVESKERMRKNAEELSLSEAKYKNLSEAMPQIVWTASPEGEFTYFNERMEEYLGLNQHELQPRDVSSFIHSDDLPKILSVWRKASQHKTDFEVEHRAFDKKTGDYFWLLSRGVPDLGLNGEILQWVGSSTDINEFKILQKQKDTFLAIASHELKTPLTSMKIYAQVLEKALKKSGDEKNAAFARKMDEQIVKLTALIGDLLDVTKINSGKLGLNLSHFDFKNLVDEIVEEQQLSSRHKILNYSKPVGTVFADRSRIGQVITNLIGNAIKYSPEADEIIIETEICDNDIQFSVKDFGIGMPSDKADKVFEQYYRVSGDEQHTFPGLGLGLYIASQIVERSSGKIWVNSVLGKGSTFCFSLPKSDA, from the coding sequence ATGGATGAATTCATCAACGCTAAAATTAGTCCAGATTCTTTAATTACACTTTTCTCACAAGCTCCTGTCGCCTTATCTCTCCTTATGGGCGAAAATTTTGTGATTGAGTCCGCAAACCAGCATATTCTACAGCTTTGGGGTAAACCTTCAAGTGTTATTGGGATGCCGCTGATAGAGGGTTTGCCCGAAATCAGGGATCAGGAATTCCTCAGTATTCTAAAGGAAGTGTATACTACCGGCGTTCCTTTTCGCGGTAATAAAGTGTTGTGTTATCTGGAGCGTCATTCCCGGATGGAGGCCTGCTATTTCGATTTCATTTATTCTCCTGTTTATGATGACAAAGGGAAAGTAAACGGTGTCAGCGTGGTAGCAACCGAAGTGACCTCGCAGGTTTTGTCCGAAATGAAACTGGCTGAAAGCGAACTTCGTTTCAAAGAGCTTTTACTCAATGCAGATTTTTCCACAGCCATTTACCGCGGTGAAGACCTCGTGATCGAGCTGGCGAACGACAGGATGATCGAGACCTGGGGCAAAGATAAATCCGTAATCGGAATGCCACTGGAGAAAGCTCTTCCGGAACTTGAAGGGCAGCCTTTTATCCAGCTGCTGCAAAACGTATATAAAGATGGGAAAACCTATGCGGCAACGGAAGACCGGGTTGATCTGGTGGTTGACGGTAAACTGCAGACATTTTACTACAACTTCACTTATAAACCCATAAGAAATCTCTCGGGGGAAATCTACGCCATACTGAATATGGCGGTTGATGTGACCGACATGGTGGAATCCAAGGAAAGGATGAGAAAGAATGCGGAAGAGCTTTCTCTTTCCGAAGCCAAGTATAAAAATCTTTCTGAAGCGATGCCGCAGATTGTGTGGACAGCCTCCCCCGAAGGCGAATTTACCTATTTTAATGAAAGGATGGAAGAATATCTGGGCCTCAACCAGCACGAACTGCAGCCCCGCGACGTCAGTTCATTTATTCATTCTGATGATTTACCAAAAATACTTTCGGTTTGGAGAAAAGCAAGTCAGCACAAAACTGATTTTGAGGTAGAACACCGCGCTTTCGATAAAAAAACAGGCGATTATTTCTGGCTGCTGTCGCGTGGGGTTCCCGATTTGGGCTTAAATGGTGAAATTTTGCAGTGGGTTGGCAGCAGTACCGATATTAACGAATTTAAAATCCTTCAGAAACAAAAAGACACATTTCTTGCAATTGCCAGCCATGAACTGAAAACACCGCTGACCAGCATGAAAATCTATGCTCAGGTGCTGGAAAAAGCGTTAAAAAAATCTGGAGATGAAAAAAATGCGGCATTTGCCAGGAAAATGGATGAGCAGATTGTGAAACTTACCGCATTGATTGGTGATTTGCTTGATGTGACCAAAATAAACAGTGGTAAACTCGGCCTGAATCTAAGTCATTTTGATTTTAAAAATTTGGTAGATGAAATTGTAGAGGAGCAGCAACTTTCTTCCAGACACAAAATCCTCAATTATTCCAAGCCCGTTGGAACGGTCTTTGCGGACAGGAGCAGAATAGGACAGGTGATTACCAACTTAATCGGCAATGCCATAAAATATTCGCCGGAGGCAGATGAAATTATCATTGAAACTGAAATATGCGATAACGATATCCAGTTTTCTGTCAAAGATTTTGGAATTGGTATGCCCAGCGATAAAGCCGACAAGGTTTTTGAGCAGTACTACCGGGTGAGCGGAGATGAACAGCATACTTTTCCGGGGCTTGGCTTAGGTCTTTATATCGCATCGCAAATCGTTGAAAGGTCCAGCGGAAAAATTTGGGTAAACAGTGTTTTGGGTAAAGGATCAACGTTTTGCTTTTCGCTCCCGAAAAGTGACGCTTAA
- a CDS encoding response regulator, whose translation MNAKKILIIDDDVAILDSLGLLLNFEGFDVKSFERGSEIFSCIKSTCKPDAILIDMWLSEEDGREICKQLKSNETTKNIPVIIMSASHGLENTALESGANAFISKPFDIEDVVKKLNYFTA comes from the coding sequence ATGAACGCAAAGAAGATTTTAATAATAGATGATGATGTGGCAATCCTCGATTCTCTTGGGTTGTTGCTAAATTTTGAAGGGTTTGATGTAAAGTCTTTCGAGCGCGGCTCAGAAATTTTTAGTTGCATAAAAAGTACCTGCAAACCCGATGCAATTCTTATAGATATGTGGCTCTCTGAAGAGGACGGAAGAGAAATCTGCAAACAGCTGAAAAGCAATGAAACCACGAAAAACATCCCGGTAATCATCATGTCAGCAAGCCACGGCCTCGAAAATACAGCTTTGGAATCCGGGGCAAATGCCTTTATTTCAAAACCTTTCGATATAGAAGATGTCGTCAAAAAACTGAATTACTTCACCGCATAA
- a CDS encoding type 1 glutamine amidotransferase domain-containing protein, with protein sequence MKNILMILTSHSKLENTDTKTGVWLGEFTDPYYEFKDAGYSITLASPHGGQPPVDEMSKMTENITASNKRFQDDEELKTAFSSTKKLSEIDPKDYDAVFFAGGHGPMFDLAKDPECGKIIVSFFNDGKPISAVCHGSAAFLSTENIDKNFLNGRRISCFTNTEETLVLKRGKVPYLLEDALKEKGAEIKSALVPFTTHVEQDGTIITGQNPVSAGPTARKLIEVLDNM encoded by the coding sequence ATGAAAAATATACTGATGATCCTAACTTCCCACAGTAAGCTTGAAAACACCGACACGAAAACCGGCGTTTGGCTGGGTGAATTTACAGATCCCTATTATGAATTTAAAGATGCCGGCTACAGCATTACTTTGGCAAGCCCGCACGGTGGACAACCGCCGGTGGATGAAATGAGCAAAATGACTGAAAACATAACAGCTTCCAACAAAAGATTTCAGGACGACGAAGAGTTGAAAACGGCTTTTTCGTCGACAAAAAAGCTTAGTGAGATTGATCCCAAAGATTACGATGCTGTATTTTTTGCGGGCGGACACGGTCCCATGTTTGATCTGGCAAAAGATCCGGAATGTGGTAAAATTATTGTATCATTCTTTAATGACGGCAAGCCAATCAGCGCGGTGTGCCACGGTTCCGCAGCATTTCTAAGTACAGAAAATATTGATAAAAACTTTCTGAACGGAAGACGGATTTCCTGCTTTACCAACACCGAAGAAACTTTAGTACTGAAAAGAGGAAAAGTTCCTTATCTGTTGGAAGATGCACTGAAGGAGAAAGGCGCTGAGATTAAAAGTGCGTTAGTTCCCTTCACTACTCACGTGGAACAGGACGGCACCATTATCACCGGCCAGAATCCAGTCTCCGCCGGACCTACTGCAAGAAAACTGATCGAAGTCCTCGATAATATGTAA